A window of the Haloquadratum walsbyi C23 genome harbors these coding sequences:
- the npdG gene encoding NADPH-dependent F420 reductase, translating into MRLALLGGTGDIGEGLALRFGFHTNHDVVIGSRDPDKAHDAAEAYTDELNEQGVDTKITGFENEMAADRGEIVFLCVPPYHVADTVAVAADRLSSDDIIVTPAAGVKRDEDGFHYHPPSAGSVTALVADAAPDSVPVIGAFHNLAAGRLANLDADLGIDTLLIGDDTTAKETIGDLAEDIDGLRALDAGGVANAAEVESLTPLLITVAQQNEDLHDLGVTFD; encoded by the coding sequence ATGCGTCTTGCATTACTTGGCGGAACTGGTGATATTGGCGAAGGTCTTGCACTCCGTTTTGGCTTTCATACAAACCACGATGTTGTCATTGGCTCTCGTGATCCTGATAAAGCACATGATGCAGCAGAAGCATATACTGACGAATTGAATGAACAAGGCGTTGATACGAAAATTACTGGATTTGAGAATGAAATGGCAGCCGATCGCGGAGAGATTGTCTTCTTATGCGTTCCCCCATATCATGTCGCAGATACAGTTGCTGTTGCCGCAGATAGATTATCATCCGATGATATCATTGTCACCCCAGCGGCAGGTGTAAAGCGTGATGAGGATGGATTTCATTATCACCCGCCAAGTGCAGGAAGTGTCACAGCACTTGTTGCCGATGCCGCACCTGACTCAGTCCCTGTTATCGGCGCCTTTCACAACCTTGCAGCGGGGCGACTTGCCAATCTCGATGCGGATCTTGGTATCGATACCTTACTAATAGGCGATGATACAACAGCAAAGGAAACGATTGGCGACCTTGCTGAAGATATTGATGGTCTTCGGGCGCTTGATGCCGGAGGCGTTGCAAACGCCGCTGAAGTTGAATCACTGACTCCACTTTTGATTACAGTCGCACAACAAAATGAAGATCTTCATGACCTTGGTGTGACATTCGATTAA
- the hisE gene encoding phosphoribosyl-ATP diphosphatase, translating to MTDDELPKTVFDDLFSVIESRRETLPDDSYTASLFTHEKGENAALEKLGEEATETILAAKDSDSAAIQAESADLIYHLFVVLAMEEITLDDLGRSCMDDFKKNCC from the coding sequence ATGACTGATGATGAATTGCCAAAGACGGTATTTGATGATCTCTTTTCAGTAATTGAATCTCGACGGGAAACGTTACCAGATGATTCATATACTGCATCACTGTTTACGCATGAGAAAGGAGAAAACGCTGCGCTCGAGAAATTAGGCGAAGAGGCAACCGAGACGATCCTTGCAGCAAAAGATAGTGATTCAGCAGCAATCCAGGCTGAAAGTGCGGATCTTATTTATCATCTTTTTGTCGTGCTCGCAATGGAAGAAATAACGCTTGATGACCTCGGGAGGAGCTGCATGGACGACTTTAAAAAGAATTGCTGTTAG
- the pdxT gene encoding pyridoxal 5'-phosphate synthase glutaminase subunit PdxT, whose product MIQAGVVAVQGDVSEHAAAIRRAGESHSISVEIVEIRQSGVVPDCDVLLLPGGESTAISRLLDREGIDAEIQAHVEAGKPVLATCAGLIVAARDAKDDRVETLDIIDVTVDRNAFGRQIDSFEAPLDVDGLDEPFPAVFIRAPVIDAAGEDATVLAQWEDNPVAVQDGAVVATAFHPELTPDSRIHDLAFFANQNNNVDTAVSID is encoded by the coding sequence ATGATTCAAGCTGGTGTCGTCGCAGTACAGGGCGATGTCTCTGAACATGCGGCAGCTATCCGTCGTGCTGGAGAATCTCACAGCATATCCGTTGAGATTGTTGAAATTAGACAGTCCGGTGTTGTTCCTGATTGCGACGTTCTTTTGCTTCCTGGTGGCGAGTCAACAGCTATTTCACGGTTACTAGATCGGGAAGGAATTGATGCTGAAATTCAAGCTCACGTTGAAGCTGGAAAACCTGTTCTTGCCACATGCGCCGGATTGATTGTTGCTGCTCGCGACGCGAAGGATGATCGTGTTGAGACGCTTGATATTATTGATGTCACAGTTGATCGAAACGCCTTCGGTCGACAGATCGATAGTTTTGAAGCACCACTCGATGTTGACGGTCTTGATGAACCATTCCCAGCGGTCTTTATCCGCGCACCAGTTATCGACGCTGCCGGTGAGGACGCGACAGTGCTTGCACAGTGGGAGGACAATCCGGTTGCTGTCCAAGATGGTGCGGTCGTTGCCACTGCATTTCATCCGGAGTTGACACCGGACAGTCGAATTCATGATCTCGCGTTTTTTGCCAATCAAAACAACAATGTTGACACAGCAGTATCGATTGACTGA
- a CDS encoding preprotein translocase subunit Sec61beta — MSSGQNSGGLMSSAGLVRYFDAEDRNSIRIDPKTVVAFGVLFGVGVLVLNALAI; from the coding sequence ATGAGTAGCGGACAAAATTCCGGTGGATTGATGTCCAGTGCAGGTCTTGTACGGTATTTCGACGCTGAAGATCGGAATTCAATACGGATTGACCCGAAGACAGTCGTTGCATTTGGTGTGCTCTTTGGGGTAGGTGTGCTTGTACTGAATGCACTTGCAATCTAG
- a CDS encoding nuclear transport factor 2 family protein — MSTTEDVLEHHLEVFAARDVEATMSDYADDATVITHDGMYHGTAEIRELFETLYDEFETAVEFNLQRQVVDDDCAYIVWNAETDENVYEYATDTFVINDGNIVTQTLAAKIDPK, encoded by the coding sequence ATGAGTACGACCGAAGACGTGCTAGAGCATCATCTCGAAGTATTCGCCGCGAGAGATGTTGAGGCAACGATGTCAGATTATGCGGATGACGCAACTGTCATCACTCATGATGGGATGTATCACGGGACTGCGGAGATCAGAGAATTATTTGAGACATTGTATGATGAGTTTGAAACAGCAGTCGAATTCAACTTACAAAGACAGGTTGTTGATGACGACTGCGCATATATTGTTTGGAATGCTGAAACTGACGAAAACGTCTATGAGTATGCAACAGACACATTCGTGATCAATGACGGTAACATCGTCACACAGACCCTTGCTGCGAAGATTGACCCGAAATAG
- a CDS encoding DUF7529 family protein encodes MTDKVNQSPGVDAPSQDFGDHWDSILTDIETTATRYDNDGWKSLALHPGHITPLAGKSNNLWGFDVLLPDDEFATLENTIADITITDYELFSTEASGGVFLMSVMRAESETVAVIFPLYYRLGDDSISALKTHTAETGSVRTYLRRLENDRRIEFQYDKPGLFFPSQL; translated from the coding sequence ATGACCGACAAGGTGAATCAATCACCTGGCGTGGATGCCCCCTCTCAAGATTTCGGTGATCACTGGGACAGTATTCTTACAGACATTGAAACAACAGCGACTCGGTATGATAATGACGGATGGAAATCACTGGCGCTTCATCCGGGGCATATCACCCCGCTCGCCGGGAAGTCAAATAACCTCTGGGGATTCGATGTTCTTCTGCCTGACGATGAGTTCGCCACACTTGAGAACACGATCGCTGATATCACTATCACCGATTATGAACTATTCTCAACGGAGGCATCTGGTGGGGTCTTCTTAATGAGCGTAATGCGTGCAGAGTCTGAAACTGTGGCGGTCATATTCCCACTGTACTACCGCCTCGGAGATGATTCTATCTCAGCACTCAAGACACATACTGCAGAAACGGGTAGCGTAAGAACGTATCTCCGTCGGCTTGAAAATGACAGACGTATCGAGTTCCAATATGACAAGCCAGGGTTATTTTTTCCTTCACAGCTTTGA
- a CDS encoding ABC transporter ATP-binding protein encodes MSEDTLVSVENLKKHYTSTKTLSDRLFRRTSPPIKAVDGVSFEITAGKTLGLVGESGCGKSTTGETILALRSPTGGTVKFDGKKIGDLSNTEVKNFRRRTGMVFQDPFASLNPRMTAGQIIREPLSVHDVGTQDEQRDRSKSLLKRVGLSADQYDRYPHEFSGGQQQRIAIARALAVEPDFLVLDEPVSALDVSVQAQILNLLADLQTDFGLAYLFIAHDLSVVRYVSDRVAVMYLGNIAEIGPTEAIFERPQHPYTKALLESVPRAHLSESDREITTLEDDVPSPRNPPSGCRFRTRCPVVIPPTDIDIDQTAYREVMDLRERIEAGTLTTTDVDSTTSNTADAGTPSQQSMTANSVWPGEISSSLHGDNAAVVKTARAELRDGNRQAAIETLRDRFETVCEHDRPEHSDKTHHSAACHLRH; translated from the coding sequence GTGAGTGAGGACACGTTGGTGAGTGTCGAGAATCTCAAAAAACATTATACGAGCACAAAGACACTCTCTGATAGATTATTTCGTCGTACATCACCACCAATCAAAGCTGTCGATGGGGTCAGTTTTGAGATTACAGCAGGTAAGACACTTGGGTTAGTCGGTGAGTCTGGATGTGGGAAATCGACCACTGGCGAAACGATCCTGGCGCTTCGTAGCCCGACCGGTGGAACGGTTAAATTCGATGGAAAAAAGATCGGTGACCTCTCTAATACAGAGGTCAAAAACTTCCGACGAAGAACAGGAATGGTCTTTCAGGACCCATTCGCAAGTCTAAATCCTCGAATGACTGCCGGTCAGATTATCAGAGAACCACTCAGTGTACACGATGTCGGCACTCAAGATGAACAGCGTGATCGGTCAAAAAGTCTGTTGAAACGGGTCGGGCTCTCAGCAGACCAGTATGATAGATATCCACATGAGTTCTCGGGTGGTCAGCAACAACGTATCGCGATTGCACGTGCACTCGCAGTCGAACCGGATTTTCTCGTACTTGATGAGCCGGTCTCAGCGCTTGATGTATCAGTGCAGGCGCAAATACTGAATCTCTTAGCTGATCTCCAGACTGATTTTGGACTGGCATATTTGTTTATCGCACATGACCTTTCCGTCGTGCGTTATGTGTCTGACCGTGTTGCGGTGATGTATCTTGGTAATATCGCGGAGATTGGTCCAACTGAGGCTATTTTTGAGCGCCCACAGCATCCATATACGAAGGCACTGTTAGAAAGTGTCCCGCGTGCACATCTCAGTGAGTCTGATCGTGAGATAACGACACTCGAAGATGATGTTCCCTCACCTCGTAATCCGCCGTCGGGCTGTCGATTTCGGACTCGCTGTCCCGTGGTGATTCCACCGACCGATATTGATATCGATCAAACTGCCTATCGCGAGGTAATGGATCTCCGAGAGCGGATTGAAGCTGGAACCCTCACAACTACCGACGTCGATAGCACAACATCAAACACAGCAGATGCGGGCACACCGAGCCAACAGAGTATGACAGCTAACTCAGTCTGGCCAGGTGAGATTAGCTCATCATTACATGGAGACAATGCAGCTGTGGTCAAGACCGCCCGTGCTGAACTTCGTGACGGTAATCGACAAGCAGCAATTGAAACACTTCGTGATCGATTTGAAACGGTATGCGAGCATGACCGTCCAGAACACTCAGATAAGACACATCACTCTGCTGCGTGTCATCTTCGTCACTGA
- a CDS encoding ABC transporter ATP-binding protein: MSTHDLLRVRNVSTRFLTETGQINAVEDISFTVRDGETFGIVGESGSGKSVTAHTIMGLIESPGRITSGEIWYRDSALADAVGVDESNGAFVNLVELDAETRRALRGPSFGMIFQDPMSSMDPSVTVGEQIAQAVEAQRRASTNPRSVSARTQQYGLMRFVVDSLIPHRGYVSTESKQRAIELLDMAGIPDPTERAEAYPHEFSGGMLQRAMIAQALAGEPDVLVADEPTTALDVTIQAQILSLLSEIQAETDMSVILITHNLGVIARMCDRVGVMYAGEIVERGSLADIFEDAVHPYTKGLLGSVPDIDTPGARLEPVAGSVPSLVDEEMGERCYFADRCPKAMEACLDPPPEFDADTGTVVEHDTENRHGVKCVLAQRGYDPDASVSISNANSNSDSDGDDSKNMSADNTEGTFNSIKNIIKRISSETNANANADADANPNPSSNTPSGEGEP, translated from the coding sequence ATGAGTACTCACGATCTCCTTCGTGTTCGTAATGTTTCAACACGATTTTTGACCGAAACAGGACAGATCAATGCTGTCGAAGATATTTCCTTCACTGTTCGTGATGGCGAGACATTCGGGATTGTTGGTGAATCAGGGTCAGGTAAGTCGGTGACAGCCCACACAATCATGGGATTAATCGAGTCTCCCGGACGAATCACGAGTGGTGAAATTTGGTACCGTGATTCCGCATTAGCTGATGCGGTTGGGGTTGATGAGAGCAATGGTGCGTTTGTCAACCTCGTCGAGCTCGATGCAGAGACGCGACGAGCGCTTCGAGGACCATCTTTTGGTATGATCTTCCAGGACCCAATGTCAAGTATGGATCCCTCTGTGACTGTCGGTGAACAGATTGCACAAGCTGTCGAGGCACAACGCCGGGCTTCGACAAACCCACGGTCGGTCTCGGCGCGGACTCAACAGTATGGTCTCATGCGGTTTGTGGTTGACAGTCTGATTCCACATCGCGGGTATGTGAGCACGGAGAGTAAGCAGCGTGCAATCGAATTACTCGACATGGCTGGCATCCCTGACCCGACTGAGCGGGCTGAGGCTTATCCACATGAGTTCTCTGGTGGAATGCTTCAACGGGCAATGATTGCTCAAGCGCTGGCTGGTGAGCCGGATGTTCTCGTCGCGGATGAACCGACGACTGCACTTGATGTGACTATTCAGGCACAGATTCTTTCGTTATTATCAGAGATACAAGCGGAGACAGATATGAGTGTTATTCTCATTACACACAATCTTGGAGTCATAGCGCGAATGTGTGACCGAGTGGGCGTCATGTACGCTGGAGAGATTGTTGAACGGGGGTCACTTGCGGATATCTTCGAAGACGCAGTCCATCCATATACGAAAGGACTGCTCGGCAGTGTGCCGGATATTGATACTCCAGGCGCACGGCTCGAACCCGTTGCAGGCAGCGTCCCAAGTCTCGTTGATGAAGAGATGGGTGAACGATGTTACTTTGCGGATCGATGTCCCAAAGCGATGGAAGCCTGTCTTGATCCCCCTCCAGAGTTTGACGCTGACACAGGGACCGTAGTTGAACATGACACCGAAAATCGACATGGCGTGAAGTGTGTCTTAGCGCAGCGAGGATATGATCCCGACGCATCGGTATCGATATCCAACGCCAACTCTAACAGCGACAGCGACGGCGACGATTCCAAAAACATGAGCGCAGATAATACAGAAGGTACATTCAATTCAATCAAAAATATAATTAAGAGGATAAGTTCGGAGACAAACGCGAACGCAAACGCAGACGCGGACGCGAATCCGAATCCGAGTTCGAACACCCCAAGCGGAGAGGGTGAACCGTGA
- a CDS encoding ABC transporter permease, whose amino-acid sequence MLSPRTWQNLVGELRQSPLAKLGVSLFIVILGMAIFAPFLAPHNPNVQHLDQKLLPPVGLSRVTTTTTTQMVNGSVTTITERTQINATWTYPLGTDPLGRDMLSRVLYGARTSMLVGVLGTALATLIGTPIGLIAGYYGGLVDDTLMRFADIMLAFPSLVLAISLVGLFGRIAVTVPDPWVVFNIASATMPATFTLPGMVILVIGLVNWVWIARVARGEALSIVEAEYIKAARSYGTSDIRIMTRHVLPNALTPILILATILVAANILLESSLAYLGFSGTTLSWGFDISQGQQYLATSWWITTLPGVGIVIAVIGVNLIGDWLRDALDPGIEGESEGGL is encoded by the coding sequence ATGCTTTCACCGCGGACATGGCAGAATCTGGTCGGAGAATTGCGTCAGAGTCCACTTGCCAAGCTTGGTGTCAGTCTATTTATTGTCATTCTTGGAATGGCTATTTTTGCACCATTCCTCGCGCCGCATAATCCAAATGTGCAGCATCTTGATCAGAAACTGTTACCCCCAGTGGGACTCAGTCGAGTGACGACAACAACAACAACACAGATGGTGAATGGGTCAGTCACGACGATAACTGAACGAACACAGATCAATGCAACGTGGACGTATCCACTGGGGACAGACCCACTGGGACGCGATATGCTCTCACGAGTACTCTACGGCGCACGGACTTCCATGCTTGTTGGCGTTCTCGGCACAGCACTAGCTACATTGATTGGAACACCAATTGGTCTCATAGCAGGATACTATGGTGGTCTTGTTGATGATACACTCATGCGTTTTGCAGATATTATGCTCGCATTTCCTTCCCTCGTGCTTGCAATATCACTTGTTGGACTATTCGGTCGGATTGCTGTCACGGTCCCTGATCCATGGGTCGTTTTCAATATCGCATCAGCGACAATGCCAGCGACATTCACACTTCCTGGGATGGTAATCCTGGTTATTGGACTGGTCAACTGGGTGTGGATTGCGCGTGTTGCTCGGGGCGAAGCGCTCTCGATTGTTGAAGCGGAGTATATCAAAGCTGCACGCAGTTATGGAACAAGTGATATTCGCATTATGACCCGGCACGTGCTTCCGAATGCGTTGACCCCAATTTTAATTCTCGCGACGATTCTTGTCGCCGCAAATATTCTCCTTGAGAGTTCACTTGCGTATCTTGGGTTCTCCGGTACCACGCTGTCGTGGGGATTCGATATCTCACAGGGGCAACAATATCTGGCAACCTCATGGTGGATCACAACGCTTCCTGGTGTTGGTATTGTCATTGCTGTGATAGGTGTGAATCTCATCGGTGACTGGCTCCGGGATGCACTTGACCCAGGCATTGAGGGTGAAAGCGAGGGAGGACTTTGA
- a CDS encoding ABC transporter permease has product MGYSRFLLKRASQGVVVIWGVVTVVFTLRYITPGSPVTFIAPLDASQALREEIAMEYGLNRPLYVQYIEYVVGLLPPNIDMGQSFAAGTSVSSQVFAALPRSLELAVAATIVAVALSIPLGVISATNRHEPTDYAATTFSLVGISTPNFWLGLMLTLLLAVQFDIFPTGGMARVNGTPLLLVDALRYLLSGRPQVMLRWLSHITLPAVTLGTYFTALVTRLTRSGMLDELGKQYITALRAKGTPETLVRFRHALKNTLVPIVTVLGLQLGTLIGGAVITERVFAWPGLGSLLIDAINARQWVILQGCLVVVGAGFVIVNTVVDAIYAYLNPEVTV; this is encoded by the coding sequence ATGGGGTACTCACGCTTTCTCCTAAAGCGCGCGAGCCAGGGTGTCGTTGTCATTTGGGGAGTCGTGACTGTCGTGTTCACATTACGATATATTACACCTGGAAGCCCAGTGACATTCATTGCCCCACTCGACGCGTCACAAGCGCTCAGAGAGGAGATTGCGATGGAATACGGGCTCAACAGGCCGCTATACGTGCAGTATATTGAGTATGTAGTTGGATTACTCCCCCCGAATATCGATATGGGGCAGTCGTTTGCTGCTGGAACGAGTGTGAGTAGTCAGGTGTTTGCTGCACTCCCGCGTTCACTTGAGTTAGCCGTTGCAGCTACCATTGTTGCAGTTGCTTTGTCGATTCCACTCGGAGTGATCAGTGCAACGAACCGTCACGAGCCAACTGACTACGCAGCGACAACATTCTCGTTAGTTGGTATTTCAACGCCGAATTTCTGGCTCGGACTGATGTTGACGCTTTTGTTGGCAGTGCAATTTGATATCTTCCCAACAGGAGGAATGGCTCGGGTGAACGGCACTCCATTATTGCTTGTTGACGCGCTAAGATACCTTTTGAGCGGACGCCCACAGGTTATGCTTAGGTGGCTATCTCATATCACCCTCCCAGCTGTAACGCTCGGGACGTATTTTACAGCGCTTGTTACTCGACTCACTCGAAGTGGCATGTTAGATGAACTCGGCAAGCAATACATTACAGCACTTCGAGCAAAGGGAACGCCGGAGACATTGGTGCGTTTCAGGCATGCATTAAAAAATACGCTTGTGCCAATTGTGACCGTCCTTGGTCTCCAACTCGGGACGCTCATTGGCGGGGCAGTCATAACCGAGCGTGTATTTGCATGGCCTGGACTTGGAAGTCTCTTGATCGATGCTATCAACGCTCGACAATGGGTCATCCTCCAAGGATGTCTGGTCGTCGTCGGGGCTGGTTTTGTGATCGTTAATACAGTCGTTGATGCGATATATGCATACTTGAATCCGGAGGTAACAGTGTAA
- a CDS encoding ABC transporter substrate-binding protein: MSDESRERDIDRRSFVKLAGTATATAALAGCGSSGGGGGAEGGDETAGTSQSGETAADTDESTTGSKEFPVTITQGQMPDTLDPHDHRNIPADIVMRQCYEGVISRNRQGQIVSMLATEWRRVEPGRARFSIREGPTFQQTDNQLTPADIAYTINRMVDDDVGFTSPQAGQLGGVTGAEVVDDERAVDVLSDGLNPIVFAEFAIYCDVVEQAWTEENESSYVAQNMNGTGPFELAEYEQNVQVTFDRYDEYWREPAEVTQLTFTSAQQASARVNQLIAGETDIIVNVPPQSVNRVDSSESVSVNAVGSTRIIYNGMRSNAEPFSSLSFRRAMNFAVDLESIITDVLQEFGEQTGQPTLQPFFGYNDDIEPYAHDPAEAERLIEESGHAGASLTLHTPVGRYLKDLQIAQAVAGMIDDLSNVSCDVKQRDFNTLASELTDGDITTGPKFYLIGWGNATFDASQTINPTLTSDGVLTSFKTNQLDSLITEANQTAESEQREQLLQQANAFSHEQAPWIFLNRQFGVYGSTNRIDWQPRNDERIDAYSISSSE; encoded by the coding sequence GTGTCAGACGAGAGTCGTGAGAGGGATATAGATCGACGATCATTTGTAAAGCTCGCGGGTACAGCCACAGCAACTGCTGCTCTCGCCGGATGTGGCAGCAGTGGCGGAGGCGGAGGAGCTGAAGGGGGAGATGAGACGGCTGGTACGTCTCAATCAGGCGAGACAGCAGCAGACACCGACGAATCAACGACAGGGAGTAAGGAATTTCCTGTGACAATCACACAGGGTCAGATGCCCGACACACTGGATCCGCACGACCACCGAAACATTCCAGCGGACATCGTGATGCGACAGTGCTATGAAGGTGTTATATCCCGAAACCGGCAGGGACAAATCGTCTCGATGCTTGCGACAGAATGGCGACGCGTGGAGCCGGGTCGGGCTCGATTCAGCATCCGAGAAGGGCCAACATTCCAACAGACGGATAATCAACTAACGCCCGCGGACATTGCATATACAATAAATCGGATGGTTGATGATGATGTTGGATTCACGAGCCCACAAGCCGGACAGCTCGGTGGCGTTACTGGTGCAGAGGTCGTTGATGACGAGCGGGCTGTCGATGTCCTCTCGGACGGTCTCAATCCAATCGTGTTCGCTGAGTTTGCAATCTATTGTGATGTTGTCGAGCAAGCGTGGACAGAGGAGAACGAGTCATCATATGTCGCACAGAATATGAACGGGACAGGACCGTTCGAACTTGCTGAGTATGAGCAGAACGTGCAGGTGACATTTGACCGATATGATGAATACTGGCGCGAGCCTGCGGAAGTGACTCAACTCACATTCACATCTGCACAGCAAGCGAGTGCACGAGTGAATCAACTCATTGCCGGTGAGACTGATATTATTGTCAATGTACCACCCCAATCAGTCAACCGAGTTGATAGCAGTGAGAGCGTAAGTGTGAATGCAGTCGGCAGCACGCGAATTATTTACAATGGGATGCGAAGCAATGCTGAGCCATTTTCCTCGCTCTCATTCCGCCGGGCAATGAATTTTGCAGTCGATCTGGAGAGTATCATCACGGATGTACTCCAGGAATTTGGTGAGCAGACTGGTCAACCAACCTTACAACCGTTCTTTGGATACAACGACGACATTGAACCGTATGCACATGATCCTGCTGAGGCTGAACGACTTATTGAGGAAAGTGGACATGCAGGAGCGAGTCTGACCTTACATACACCAGTAGGACGATATCTCAAAGACCTCCAGATTGCACAGGCTGTTGCTGGAATGATTGATGATCTCTCGAATGTTTCCTGTGATGTCAAACAACGGGATTTCAACACTCTTGCCTCGGAACTCACTGATGGTGATATCACCACCGGACCGAAGTTCTATCTTATCGGATGGGGGAATGCAACATTCGATGCCTCACAAACAATTAATCCGACACTCACGAGCGATGGAGTATTGACTTCATTTAAAACTAATCAGCTTGATAGTCTTATTACTGAGGCAAACCAAACAGCCGAGAGCGAACAACGTGAGCAACTCCTTCAACAAGCGAATGCATTCAGTCACGAACAGGCGCCTTGGATTTTCCTGAATCGACAATTTGGTGTTTACGGCTCAACGAATCGGATTGACTGGCAGCCGAGGAATGATGAGCGGATCGATGCATACTCAATCAGTTCATCCGAATAA
- a CDS encoding APC family permease — MGSEQDTRSPAASLGLLDATMVGIGAMIGAGIFVLTGLAARIAGPAALLVFVLNGGVTLFTALSYAELASAIPKNGGGYAYIRETFSAPIAFVMGWTRWFTYMAAGALYALGFSSNFIEFIHLYWGGLPAGPIWQVGYALLAVVSFVMLNALSTEASGGAETLVTLVKIGILIVFIFFGISAVSSATFFGIDPGAAPTVSDFFSKGATKVLPAMGLTFIAFQGYDLIATVTEEVENPKKNIPRAIFISLGVTVLIYLLVVGVAVGTLGAPRLGSAKEKAVVEAAISFMPDVAFFGASIGAALIAFGAVFSTISALNAVVIGSSRVAYAMGREGQLPERLGNIHHKYGTPYSALMASAAIMLVATIVAPISLVGNLASLFSLLGFIVVNLAVIKLRRDQPNLNRPFEIPFYPAPPILGCVLNLVLAIFISWVTWAVAVGWLLVGAVIYVGLNSERTRTVLSNTQSTDAETTPIEDSTMSETVEED, encoded by the coding sequence ATGGGATCGGAACAAGACACTCGATCACCAGCCGCAAGCCTTGGACTGCTGGATGCGACAATGGTTGGTATTGGTGCGATGATCGGTGCGGGGATTTTCGTTCTGACCGGGCTCGCAGCCAGAATTGCCGGTCCTGCAGCGCTTCTTGTGTTCGTTCTGAACGGCGGCGTTACCCTCTTTACCGCGTTATCGTACGCCGAGTTGGCGAGCGCAATCCCAAAAAATGGTGGCGGATATGCGTACATTCGTGAGACGTTTTCCGCACCCATTGCGTTTGTGATGGGCTGGACCCGATGGTTCACGTATATGGCTGCCGGCGCACTGTACGCACTTGGATTCTCCTCGAACTTTATCGAGTTTATCCATCTTTACTGGGGCGGTCTGCCGGCAGGACCAATCTGGCAGGTCGGTTACGCATTGCTCGCGGTTGTTTCATTCGTGATGCTGAACGCACTCTCTACGGAAGCCAGCGGTGGCGCAGAGACGCTTGTGACGCTGGTCAAAATCGGGATTCTCATCGTGTTCATCTTCTTCGGTATCAGTGCTGTCTCGTCAGCGACGTTTTTCGGAATTGATCCGGGGGCTGCTCCGACAGTGTCTGATTTCTTCTCGAAGGGCGCCACAAAAGTTCTCCCGGCAATGGGATTGACGTTTATTGCGTTTCAGGGATATGATCTTATTGCGACGGTCACCGAAGAGGTCGAGAACCCAAAGAAGAACATTCCACGAGCCATCTTCATCAGTCTCGGCGTCACGGTCTTAATATATCTCTTAGTCGTCGGCGTTGCAGTCGGGACACTAGGGGCTCCTCGACTCGGCAGCGCAAAGGAAAAAGCCGTCGTTGAAGCGGCGATTAGCTTCATGCCTGACGTTGCATTCTTTGGAGCCTCAATCGGGGCTGCGCTTATTGCATTCGGTGCTGTCTTCTCAACAATCAGTGCGCTCAATGCTGTTGTCATCGGTTCAAGTCGTGTGGCGTACGCGATGGGGCGAGAAGGTCAATTGCCCGAACGGCTCGGAAATATCCATCATAAATACGGAACGCCGTATTCGGCGTTAATGGCGAGCGCGGCAATCATGCTTGTTGCGACTATCGTTGCTCCAATTAGTCTTGTCGGCAATCTTGCGAGTTTATTCTCACTACTTGGATTTATTGTAGTGAATCTCGCGGTAATTAAGCTTCGACGAGATCAGCCGAATCTGAATCGACCATTCGAGATTCCGTTCTATCCCGCACCGCCGATTCTCGGTTGTGTGCTCAATTTAGTCCTTGCTATATTCATTTCATGGGTAACATGGGCTGTCGCAGTCGGGTGGTTACTGGTTGGAGCAGTTATCTACGTTGGGCTTAACTCAGAGCGGACTCGTACTGTGCTTTCGAATACTCAATCGACAGATGCAGAGACTACCCCTATCGAGGACTCAACGATGAGCGAGACAGTCGAAGAGGATTGA